One Numenius arquata chromosome 9, bNumArq3.hap1.1, whole genome shotgun sequence DNA window includes the following coding sequences:
- the MELTF gene encoding melanotransferrin isoform X1 — MKSSRNVFYLLFFHTALSLERVRWCTVSEQELSKCNGMSKAFGGAGILPSLECTAGGSAANCIQMIEDGLADAVTLDGRLIYQAGKEHHLKPVVGEVYDQEIGTSYYAVAVVKKGSNITINSLKGVSSCHTGINRTAGWDVPVGYLVDSGRLAAMGCDLPKAVSDYFNASCVPGANGANYPKSLCQLCKGDSAGQNKCQRNSQEQYYDYSGAFRCLAEGAGKVAFVKHSTVPENTDGRSLSSWARHLRSQDFQLLCRDGSTADVTEWRTCHLARIPARAVVVRPDTDGTVVFQLLNQGQQRFNGVGTEFQMFDSAAYGAQNLLFRDATTELVAITAQNYQAWLGDEYLHAVQALSCNPNTLPESLNWCVVSTEEIWKCGEMAVAFRKKNLKPAIQCISAETKEQCMELIQRKEIDAVVLGGADIYTAGKIYGLVPAAGESYSADDNSSAYYAVVLVKRNSSNAFTISDLKGKKSCHTGLGRTAGWNIPIGMLIKRGIIKTRDCDIPQAVSEFFSASCVPSAKQENYPAKLCQLCIGDNSGNNKCSASSQERYYSYSGAFRCLAQDSGDVAFVKHSTVFENTDGKNTESWAQNLKSGDFQLLCLNGARAEVTQFAECHLARVPAQAVMVHPDTSVFALYGLLDKAQVYFGNSSNENGFKMFDSSTFQGKDLIFKDSAVEIVPVGEKRTYAEWLGSEYIESLEGLQTPECSGAGNQIRQYLLVTTVIPLLTLCQIQGLD; from the exons ATGAAGAGCTCCAGAAACGTCTTCTATCTTCTCTTCTTTCACACTG CTCTCAGCCTGGAACGCGTCCGGTGGTGCACTGTCTCCGAGCAAGAACTTTCCAAGTGTAATGGCATGAGTAAGGCCTTTGGTGGGGCTGGCATCCTCCCCTCTCTGGAGTGTACAGCGGGGGGGTCAGCGGCCAACTGTATCCAGATGATCGAG GATGGTTTGGCAGATGCGGTGACACTGGATGGCCGTTTGATTTACCAGGCTGGAAAGGAGCATCATCTGAAACCTGTGGTTGGGGAAGTATATGATCAAG AGATTGGAACTTCCTATTATGCCGTGGCTGTGGTAAAGAAGGGCTCCAACATCACCATCAACAGCTTGAAGGGCGTTAGTTCATGTCACACAGGCATCAACAGAACCGCGGGCTGGGACGTGCCAGTTGGCTATTTAGTGGACAGTGGGCGCCTGGCAGCAATGGGGTGTGACCTTCCAAAAG CTGTAAGTGACTATTTCAATGCAAGCTGTGTTCCTGGAGCAAATGGCGCGAACTATCCCAAATCCCTCTGTCAGCTCTGCAAAGGGGATTCGGCTGGGCAGAACAAATGCCAACGAAATTCCCAGGAGCAATACTATGACTACAGCGGTGCTTTCAG GTGTTTGGCTGAAGGTGCTGGAAAAGTCGCTTTTGTGAAGCACAGCACGGTGCCTGAAAATACTGATG GAAGAAGTCTTTCTTCATGGGCCCGGCACCTTCGCTCCCAGGACTTCCAGCTTCTGTGCCGTGACGGCAGCACAGCTGATGTGACAGAGTGGAGAACCTGCCACCTGGCCCGAATCCCGGCTCGTGCCGTGGTTGTGCGGCCAGACACAGATGGGACAGTTGTCTTCCAGCTCCTGAACCAGGGACAA CAAAGATTTAACGGGGTAGGCACCGAGTTTCAGATGTTTGACTCGGCAGCCTATGGTGCCCAGAATCTTCTGTTCAGAGACGCCACCACGGAGCTCGTTGCAATCACAGCTCAGAATTACCAGGCCTGGCTGGGTGATGAGTATCTTCACGCCGTGCAAGCTCTGAGCTGCAACCCCAACA CGTTGCCAGAAAGCCTGAACTGGTGTGTTGTATCCACTGAGGAGATTTGGAAATGTGGTGAAATGGCCGTTGCCTTtaggaaaaagaatttgaaaccAGCAATTCAGTGTATTTCAGCCGAGACAAAGGAGCAGTGCATGGAGCTGATCCAG agaaaggaaattgaTGCTGTGGTTCTGGGTGGAGCTGATATTTACACAGCTGGGAAGATATATGGCCTTGTACCAGCTGCTGGAGAAAGTTACTCTG cTGATGACAACAGCAGTGCGTACTATGCTGTGGTATTAGTGAAACGAAATTCCTCCAATGCATTCACCATCAGTGACCTGAAGGGGAAGAAGTCCTGCCACACAGGACTGGGGAGAACCGCTGGGTGGAATATCCCCATTGGTATGCTAATTAAGAGGGGCATTATTAAGACCAGAGACTGTGATATTCCTCAAG CTGTGAGTGAGTTCTTCTCTGCCAGCTGCGTGCCTTCAGCTAAGCAGGAAAATTACCCTGCAAAACTCTGTCAACTGTGTATTGGAGATAACAGTGGAAACAATAAATGCAGTGCAAGTAGCCAAGAGCGTTATTACAGCTACAGTGGAGCCTTCAG GTGCCTGGCACAGGACTCTGGGGATGTGGCCTTTGTGAAGCACTCGACAGTGTTTGAGAACACAGATG GTAAGAATACTGAGAGTTGGGCCCAAAACTTGAAGTCCGGTGATTTCCAGTTACTGTGTCTAAATGGTGCCCGTGCTGAAGTCACCCAGTTTGCTGAGTGTCACCTGGCTCGAGTGCCAGCCCAGGCTGTTATGGTTCACCCAGATACCAGTGTCTTTGCTCTGTATGGACTACTGGACAAAGCCCAG GTCTACTTTGGAAATAGCAGCAATGAAAATGGATTCAAAATGTTTGATTCTTCAACTTTTCAAGGAAAAGACTTGATCTTTAAGGATTCTGCTGTTGAGATCGTGCCAGTAGGGGAGAAGAGGACATATGCAGAATGGCTGGGAAGTGAATATATTGAGTCCCTTGAAGGGTTGCAAACACCAGAGTGCTCTGGGGCAGGGAATCAGATAAGACAATACCTACTCGTGACAACTGTCATTCCCCTTCTTACTTTATGTCAGATACAAGGCTTGGACTAG
- the MELTF gene encoding melanotransferrin isoform X2: protein MKSSRNVFYLLFFHTALSLERVRWCTVSEQELSKCNGMSKAFGGAGILPSLECTAGGSAANCIQMIEDGLADAVTLDGRLIYQAGKEHHLKPVVGEVYDQEIGTSYYAVAVVKKGSNITINSLKGVSSCHTGINRTAGWDVPVGYLVDSGRLAAMGCDLPKAVSDYFNASCVPGANGANYPKSLCQLCKGDSAGQNKCQRNSQEQYYDYSGAFRCLAEGAGKVAFVKHSTVPENTDGRSLSSWARHLRSQDFQLLCRDGSTADVTEWRTCHLARIPARAVVVRPDTDGTVVFQLLNQGQQRFNGVGTEFQMFDSAAYGAQNLLFRDATTELVAITAQNYQAWLGDEYLHAVQALSCNPNTLPESLNWCVVSTEEIWKCGEMAVAFRKKNLKPAIQCISAETKEQCMELIQRKEIDAVVLGGADIYTAGKIYGLVPAAGESYSADDNSSAYYAVVLVKRNSSNAFTISDLKGKKSCHTGLGRTAGWNIPIGMLIKRGIIKTRDCDIPQAVSEFFSASCVPSAKQENYPAKLCQLCIGDNSGNNKCSASSQERYYSYSGAFRCLAQDSGDVAFVKHSTVFENTDGKNTESWAQNLKSGDFQLLCLNGARAEVTQFAECHLARVPAQAVMVHPDTSVFALYGLLDKAQVYFGNSSNENGFKMFDSSTFQGKDLIFKDSAVEIVPVGEKRTYAEWLGSEYIESLEGLQTPECSGAAAVTTNVAVLLAGSILLTTATAS from the exons ATGAAGAGCTCCAGAAACGTCTTCTATCTTCTCTTCTTTCACACTG CTCTCAGCCTGGAACGCGTCCGGTGGTGCACTGTCTCCGAGCAAGAACTTTCCAAGTGTAATGGCATGAGTAAGGCCTTTGGTGGGGCTGGCATCCTCCCCTCTCTGGAGTGTACAGCGGGGGGGTCAGCGGCCAACTGTATCCAGATGATCGAG GATGGTTTGGCAGATGCGGTGACACTGGATGGCCGTTTGATTTACCAGGCTGGAAAGGAGCATCATCTGAAACCTGTGGTTGGGGAAGTATATGATCAAG AGATTGGAACTTCCTATTATGCCGTGGCTGTGGTAAAGAAGGGCTCCAACATCACCATCAACAGCTTGAAGGGCGTTAGTTCATGTCACACAGGCATCAACAGAACCGCGGGCTGGGACGTGCCAGTTGGCTATTTAGTGGACAGTGGGCGCCTGGCAGCAATGGGGTGTGACCTTCCAAAAG CTGTAAGTGACTATTTCAATGCAAGCTGTGTTCCTGGAGCAAATGGCGCGAACTATCCCAAATCCCTCTGTCAGCTCTGCAAAGGGGATTCGGCTGGGCAGAACAAATGCCAACGAAATTCCCAGGAGCAATACTATGACTACAGCGGTGCTTTCAG GTGTTTGGCTGAAGGTGCTGGAAAAGTCGCTTTTGTGAAGCACAGCACGGTGCCTGAAAATACTGATG GAAGAAGTCTTTCTTCATGGGCCCGGCACCTTCGCTCCCAGGACTTCCAGCTTCTGTGCCGTGACGGCAGCACAGCTGATGTGACAGAGTGGAGAACCTGCCACCTGGCCCGAATCCCGGCTCGTGCCGTGGTTGTGCGGCCAGACACAGATGGGACAGTTGTCTTCCAGCTCCTGAACCAGGGACAA CAAAGATTTAACGGGGTAGGCACCGAGTTTCAGATGTTTGACTCGGCAGCCTATGGTGCCCAGAATCTTCTGTTCAGAGACGCCACCACGGAGCTCGTTGCAATCACAGCTCAGAATTACCAGGCCTGGCTGGGTGATGAGTATCTTCACGCCGTGCAAGCTCTGAGCTGCAACCCCAACA CGTTGCCAGAAAGCCTGAACTGGTGTGTTGTATCCACTGAGGAGATTTGGAAATGTGGTGAAATGGCCGTTGCCTTtaggaaaaagaatttgaaaccAGCAATTCAGTGTATTTCAGCCGAGACAAAGGAGCAGTGCATGGAGCTGATCCAG agaaaggaaattgaTGCTGTGGTTCTGGGTGGAGCTGATATTTACACAGCTGGGAAGATATATGGCCTTGTACCAGCTGCTGGAGAAAGTTACTCTG cTGATGACAACAGCAGTGCGTACTATGCTGTGGTATTAGTGAAACGAAATTCCTCCAATGCATTCACCATCAGTGACCTGAAGGGGAAGAAGTCCTGCCACACAGGACTGGGGAGAACCGCTGGGTGGAATATCCCCATTGGTATGCTAATTAAGAGGGGCATTATTAAGACCAGAGACTGTGATATTCCTCAAG CTGTGAGTGAGTTCTTCTCTGCCAGCTGCGTGCCTTCAGCTAAGCAGGAAAATTACCCTGCAAAACTCTGTCAACTGTGTATTGGAGATAACAGTGGAAACAATAAATGCAGTGCAAGTAGCCAAGAGCGTTATTACAGCTACAGTGGAGCCTTCAG GTGCCTGGCACAGGACTCTGGGGATGTGGCCTTTGTGAAGCACTCGACAGTGTTTGAGAACACAGATG GTAAGAATACTGAGAGTTGGGCCCAAAACTTGAAGTCCGGTGATTTCCAGTTACTGTGTCTAAATGGTGCCCGTGCTGAAGTCACCCAGTTTGCTGAGTGTCACCTGGCTCGAGTGCCAGCCCAGGCTGTTATGGTTCACCCAGATACCAGTGTCTTTGCTCTGTATGGACTACTGGACAAAGCCCAG GTCTACTTTGGAAATAGCAGCAATGAAAATGGATTCAAAATGTTTGATTCTTCAACTTTTCAAGGAAAAGACTTGATCTTTAAGGATTCTGCTGTTGAGATCGTGCCAGTAGGGGAGAAGAGGACATATGCAGAATGGCTGGGAAGTGAATATATTGAGTCCCTTGAAGGGTTGCAAACACCAGAGTGCTCTGGGGC